One Coffea eugenioides isolate CCC68of chromosome 2, Ceug_1.0, whole genome shotgun sequence genomic window, GAATTTCTATGTGGAACCCATAGCTCAAAGTTTATTTGGGTGATTTGTGGCAGAGTGTAGCTTGATTCCTTAACCAACAAGCTTTACAAATCTTGAGCTATTTTCGATATGGGTTATGGCACTTGACTGGGTTTGTGATATTGCAGGGTAAGCAGCTTGCGGATTTATTGGATGAAGATCCAGCATTGATGGAGAGGAGAGTGGAATGTGCAAAAAGGCTTGAATTGTACAAGAAAGCCAGGGATGAAATTGATTCTGTGTCATGGGCTAGATGATGATGAGAGCGATGATGCATGTTGGAGATGTTTTGTAATATAATACAACTGGATGCGCGGTTCAGACTACTGATTGTTGGGTCATTTGACAGCTGATAATTCTTTTTGGTGGAACAATTTATTCTTAGACTATGGTTTGCTGGATTAGTAGGTTTTGTTTGTTTTACCATGTTACCTACATTAGTGTGAATACAAGCTGGTATTCCACATCTGCTTGTCGGATCTGTAGTCTTGCTTTCGTTGAACTACTTTCGGTATATATGTTATGGTTTGAATTATTCAAAAGAGAAGTATGAAAGAAATTGCTTGACATATCTATAATGATCGAAAACAACTTATATAGTATGGATATGGATACCATTAATTCCATCTAGCATTGATTGTACCCTGTTAATTTATTGTTGTGCTTTTTTATTTGAGTTTTGGCAAGACTGCAGAGAGGGACAAAGAAAAAGCACCAGCTGCTAAGACAAATATCCTCAATGGTAGACTGAATTAATTGCTAATTCAACTCTTCCGGCGTTTGGGCTGGTGGTTAAGGgcttggtggggtgggaggtaGGGGTTCAAATTTTGCCTTTCATCAATTGTCATATTACGTGATTCTCTAAAAATTCAGATGGGTATTTAGTATATTCGTCTGATCCAACAATGGTTCAGTCCCTGTCGGTTCTTTTATTGGCTCAGTTAGACTCCTCTTTAAAATAGGTTAAAATAGGAGTAGAAGCAAATGTAGAGTAGGCTATTTTATTGGCTCAGTTAGACTCCTTAAAATAGGTTAAAATAGGAGTAGAAGCAAGTATAGAGTAGGCTATTATTGACTGTCGtcgaagaaaaaaataattcaaCTCTTCTAGTGTTGTTACTGCCATATCAAGTGGAATTGATTAGCATGTGGTGTGCAGTAGGGCAGCGGGTACAATATTTTGATACGTAGACGTTAAAAACAAATTTTCCTATGAGAACaagaggggaaggggaagggctGGAGGCTTGGAGCCATCCTTCAAGAAAACCGCGATAAGAAGTTAATACTTTAAATCAGTCATAAAAATGACTCATCAGTGTATGGAAAGTTTTTGTGGGAAAGATTCAGAGAGATTCCCACAGAAAAGAATGGAAAAATTAAGACAATTAAACCATGTGTGCTAGCTAGTATGAGATTCAGAAACATTCCCATAGAAAAGAATGGAAAAAATTGGCCAGCAGATTTAGTGATCTTCACCCACTCTAATTCCTATCTAGTCCTTCCAAGGCCCCCCACAACTTTGGATCCTGAAAATCGTTGATAACAAAAGTAGCCCCTGCCTCGATCAATAGCTTCCTTGGGTTTCTTGTGGCTACACCTACCACTGGCATCCCAGCTGAAACCCCAGCTCTTGTACCCGATACAGAATCCTTCAAGGAACAGGAAAAAATGTCAAGCTTCTGAACCATTATTACGAAAAATTGCTAAAGGAATGCCTAATTTTTTGAACATAATGGTTGGATGGAAGGTCCAAGCCTGACCTCAAAAGCAAATGCACGTTCAGGTGCAATTCTAAGTGCATCAAGAGCGTTCAGGTAGGGGTCAGGGAAAGGCTTTGCCCGTTCACATTCACTTCCAATGACTAGTAGTTCAAAGAAACTGGCAAGGCCCACCATAGAAATCATTAGCTCAGCATTTGGTCTTGGAGCATTAGTAACCGCAGCTCGCTTCAGACCACGATCCTCAATCCATTTGCACAACTTGTCAAGGCCATTAACAGGTTTTAGTTGTTCTGATGCCAATCTACATGTTACAAAAGAATCAAGGACATCATGTGTCAAAATTTTGTACCACACTTGGTTGTGCCATATATACTGGTATTTCAAAGTAAAGATTAATCCATATTTTTGGGTCCTACGAACAGAAAGCAGCCTTGATGATGGTTGTAAATATAGTTGGAAGGTCACATACACAGAATACGGATCATTGAAACAACTTAAATTCTTTCTTTATGTTACAAACTCCTGGAAGTTCCATTAGGACTTCGACATCAGTCTCAAATGGCTCAAATTTCTTAAAGGTCCAGAATATGGTGCTTCACCTACTAGTTTGTGCAAACGCTGTTTAAAGACATTTTTGGTGACATGCAGTGTCTCTTGTTATCTTAGTTGTAAGGATCTAACATAGCAATTCAGTCTAGTTATACCTGCGAAACATCTCCTCCTTATCCTCCATAAATTTCATGGCTCTATCAAAGTCCCAGTCTGGAAAGAGGATGTGACAGAGTTCATCATTATGCATGCCGctaatattttttatgaaaaaatctTCCGTTAGTGGCTGTCCTCCATTGAAACCTACCTGTCATACATTGTTAAAAATTTTCTGAAGAACTTCTGGCAACATTTATTTACTTCCAACTGACAAAGCAAAGCATGGAAAATAAGATTTGTTAAgttaaatagaaaaaacaaCCTCTTGAAGCATTTCTCTGAAGGCATAGTAGTGGATAGGATCTGAATCGCACAATGTACCATCAATGTCAAACAGTATCTCTTCCAAAGGAGCGACAACAGGGAGAGTACTCTTGCTTCACAAACATGGAAATTTTGTTAGTGCTGCTAAAAATTCATCTCAAGGATTATGAAACACCTAGATGTTGAACATAGCCAGCACACTACTAGAAGGCATATATTTGTGGTGGATTACTGAGCAACAGGCTAATGCGAAACATGATCTTCTCTACAGAAATTTCTTATTAAGCTAAATGTGATCATAATGCACATATGCAAGGCAGAAAGATGCATAGAAGGAAGGATTGGCTACTGATTCTCCATAAAGTATGTATGAAAGTAGTTTGCTCACTAAAAACTCCTGACAAGTTTTAGTGTTTGTCAAAGGATAAAACAATAGCTTCTGGATGATTTTGCAGCTTTTTGCAAACATTTTTATTAGTTGATGAATGTCCAGCACAGCCTTTCAAAGTTCTCTCCATATTATTTATCACATCATGAAGTATAAGAAACTGTAAATGTCTCTAAGAATGAAACTGAAAAGCGCCCTTAGCAATGCATATACATTCCAGAGTTTTCTCTAGGAATGATGAATGGTAATCTGTTATTGGTAGAGCATCATTTCAGCATTATTAACATTAAACTTCACAGTATTGGGCAAGAAGAATTCGAATGAAAATCGTAATTATACTGCAAATGACAGGCGGCACTATGACAAAGGATCAATCTCTTTTGCCTTGCTTGACTATAGTGTACTTTGAATTGCAATCCAACACCCCGTTTCTTTTGTTTAGGAATTTTTTTCCCATACATATTTGTTAATAACCTGATGCAGTTGATTCACATACTTTACCAAGGAGGTGATAGAACCTACGATTTTATGGAATTAGAAAAAGATATCAGTTGAAATATAGCGCCAGAAATGGGCCGCAAACAAAACAAGATTTCCTTTTCCTTCGACGAAATTTATCTCTGTATCCAAGTATATCGTATAGATATCTTGGAGGCTCCTATTTGAGACCGcattcatataaaaaaaaacatcataAACACTAGTCCAACCATGAATAGCCAATTGCGTTCCTCAAGGACAGAAGAATAGATTAGCAGAagcgggaaaaaaaaaagaaaagaaaagaaagaaagaaagagcaTCATCATAATATGCAGTGAATTACCTTTG contains:
- the LOC113763082 gene encoding haloacid dehalogenase-like hydrolase domain-containing protein Sgpp, encoding MPSLIGNRIFSSAPATSNNHPCARPFCRIISTKRFSRSPTTSIAPRARMPSESLSQFPVQSKSTLPVVAPLEEILFDIDGTLCDSDPIHYYAFREMLQEVGFNGGQPLTEDFFIKNISGMHNDELCHILFPDWDFDRAMKFMEDKEEMFRRLASEQLKPVNGLDKLCKWIEDRGLKRAAVTNAPRPNAELMISMVGLASFFELLVIGSECERAKPFPDPYLNALDALRIAPERAFAFEDSVSGTRAGVSAGMPVVGVATRNPRKLLIEAGATFVINDFQDPKLWGALEGLDRN